The genomic interval GCGCGCTCGATGCGGGCCACGCCGCGCTCGATGTCCTCCATGCTGTTGGCGATCGAGAGGCGGAGGAAGTGCTGGCCCTCGGAGCCGATGCGGCAGAAGGAGGCCCGGTCCATCGTGGCCACGCCGTACCGGTAGAGCAGGTACATCTGCAGCATCCCGGACGGCGTCGTCCGCCCGCGGGATGCCGGAGGCATGGCGTCGTACGCCTCGAACACGCCCAGCCGCTCGCACACGCCGGAGACGTTCGGGAAGACGTAGAACGCTCCCTTCGGCACTTGGCAACTCAGGCCCTCGATCGCGTTGAGCGCGGGCACGATGAAGTCCCGCCGCCGCTCGAACTCCCCCACCATGTGCGCCACGACGCCGGCCGTGGCCGGGTCCTCGTACGCCGCCCGGCCCCCTTCCTGCAGGAACGGCGGCACGCACGACATGATGTTGATGTTCAGATTCTTGAAGACGTCGGCCTCCTCCGGCGTCGGCAGAACGGCCCAGCCCAGCCGCCACCCCGTCATGGCGAACCCCTTCGAATGGCCGCTCGCGATGACCGTCCTCTCCGCCATGCCCGCCTGCGACGCGATGCTCTGGTGCCCCAGGCCGTCAAAGAGGATGTGCTCGTAGATTTCGTCGGAGTAGATCCGGACGTCGGGGTGACAGCGTTCGCGGATCACCGCCGCGATGCCCGCAAGATCTTCCGCCGACAGCACGCCTCCGGTCGGATTCGACGGCGAGCAGAGGATGATGAGCCGGGTGCGCTCGGTGAGGAGCGCCCCGAGGTCGTCCGCCGTGAACGCGAAGCCCTTCTCCTCCGAGAGGTGCAGAGGCACGGGGCGCGCGCCCACGAACGTGGCCCAGGACTCGTAAATGGGGAATCCCGGACTCGGGTAGACGACCTCGTCGCCCCGGTCCACATACGTCTGGAAGGTGTAGCCGATCGGCGGTTTGGCCCCCGGCGTGACGACGACCCGATCCGCCCCCACGGAAATCCCGCGCGTGGCGGAAACGTGGCGCGCGATCGCCTCCCGGAAGGACGGGAGTCCCGCCGCATCGCAGTACCCCGAGTTCCCGGCCTCGAGTTCGGCTACGGCGACCCGATTGAGGTGGGGCGCACTGCGAAAGTCGGGGGCGCCGATGTTGAAGCGGATGACATCCATCCCCCGGTCGAGACAAACCTGGATGTCGTCGTTGACCTTGAAGGCGTTCTCGGTCCCCA from Candidatus Palauibacter australiensis carries:
- a CDS encoding aminotransferase class I/II-fold pyridoxal phosphate-dependent enzyme → MTVLARRLADLGTENAFKVNDDIQVCLDRGMDVIRFNIGAPDFRSAPHLNRVAVAELEAGNSGYCDAAGLPSFREAIARHVSATRGISVGADRVVVTPGAKPPIGYTFQTYVDRGDEVVYPSPGFPIYESWATFVGARPVPLHLSEEKGFAFTADDLGALLTERTRLIILCSPSNPTGGVLSAEDLAGIAAVIRERCHPDVRIYSDEIYEHILFDGLGHQSIASQAGMAERTVIASGHSKGFAMTGWRLGWAVLPTPEEADVFKNLNINIMSCVPPFLQEGGRAAYEDPATAGVVAHMVGEFERRRDFIVPALNAIEGLSCQVPKGAFYVFPNVSGVCERLGVFEAYDAMPPASRGRTTPSGMLQMYLLYRYGVATMDRASFCRIGSEGQHFLRLSIANSMEDIERGVARIERAADDPDGFREFLETERLWD